The DNA region CACACGCGCGCCGTAGTTCGGCGATCTCCTGCGACCACCAGTATACGTGTCGTTTTATGGGTCCGCGATACCGTATACGTGGCATCGCCGCGTCACATAAATGTGTAAGTGCCTGTCGAAACTGCATAGCTTCCTCGTCTATGTCAATGCTAGCACTATGAACTGGTGTAGCCCAACCCAACACGATGGCGGCCTCTTCCAAGTCTTCCCGGTTGAGCTTCTTCAATGCCCACCGTGGACCTTCACCGCTTTCAATTGCTCGGCGTTGTGTGTGTGATGGAGATGAATTTGTGGAGACACTGAAACGGATGTATCTGTGATCCGACAATGTCTCCGACCCTTCAACCACCCTCCAGTCGGATATACGCCGTCCGATGACGGGACTCGCGAACGAAAGGTCCACGATGGAGCCACCATTATGCCGGACGCATGTCTGTACCCTGCCCCGGTTGAGCAGAACCAAGCCTAGTTCAAGGGCCCACTCCTCAACTAACCGTCCCCTTGCACTTGTTACGGGGGAGCCCCATGCTGTTGACTTGGCATTAAAGTCTCCTGCGATGATGACGGGCCGAGACCGATTGCTGCCCACAAAAGTTCCAAGTCGCCCAAGAAATTCTTCGAACTCTGCTAGCTGTCGACTAGGTGAGAAATACACTCCTACAACTAGCAGATCCCCTACATGTGAAGCTACAAAGCCCCTACCTCTTGATTTATTCTCCATTGGTGGAGACCCTGACGAAATGAGGGCAACTAAACCTTCCTCGTCCCCCACCCAGTTGTCTCTAGGTCGCACATAATATGATTCAGCAACGATAGCGATGTTTATCAGACACTCTGCCATGCTCTG from Trichoplusia ni isolate ovarian cell line Hi5 chromosome 28 unlocalized genomic scaffold, tn1 tig00001701_group27, whole genome shotgun sequence includes:
- the LOC113506848 gene encoding uncharacterized protein LOC113506848 yields the protein MDLHVLQANINHSARAQDLLMQSMAECLINIAIVAESYYVRPRDNWVGDEEGLVALISSGSPPMENKSRGRGFVASHVGDLLVVGVYFSPSRQLAEFEEFLGRLGTFVGSNRSRPVIIAGDFNAKSTAWGSPVTSARGRLVEEWALELGLVLLNRGRVQTCVRHNGGSIVDLSFASPVIGRRISDWRVVEGSETLSDHRYIRFSVSTNSSPSHTQRRAIESGEGPRWALKKLNREDLEEAAIVLGWATPVHSASIDIDEEAMQFRQALTHLCDAAMPRIRYRGPIKRHVYWWSQEIAELRRACVNARHRYTRFRRRRRRRPEDAPVRESELYGLYTTAKKDLQLTIKAAKVRAREELLAILG